In the Gossypium arboreum isolate Shixiya-1 chromosome 10, ASM2569848v2, whole genome shotgun sequence genome, one interval contains:
- the LOC108489621 gene encoding GATA transcription factor 8-like, with translation MIGPTNFIDEIDCGSFFDHIDDLLDFPNEDVEAGFSAADSAINAAAFPSIWTAHSESFPGSDSVFSNNSASDLSAELSVPYEDIVQLEWLSNFVEDSNCGASLTIKKQEPNSNNKDSPSHHDHDHHQFQTSSPVSVLESSSSYSGEKPVAAPGKCGRARSKRPRPATFNPRSAIQLISPSSSVNDNDVPQSLFVPKVPSDSENHAESRLLIKLPRQVNPEHKKKKKIKLTLPAPPPPPTDNNTTPNPSVRKCMHCEITKTPQWRAGPMGPKTLCNACGVRYKSGRLFPEYRPAASPTFIPSVHSNSHKKVLEMRTKCGTADVPEMIPNKSNPALDYI, from the exons ATGATTGGACCAACCAACTTCATCGACGAGATAGATTGCGGCAGCTTCTTCGACCACATAGACGATCTCCTCGACTTCCCTAACGAGGATGTCGAAGCTGGTTTCTCCGCCGCTGATTCCGCCATCAACGCCGCCGCTTTTCCCAGCATTTGGACTGCTCACTCCGAGTCATTCCCGGGTTCTGACTCAGTTTTTTCCAACAACAGCGCTTCCGACCTCTCCGCCGAACTCTCTGTTCCG TATGAAGACATCGTTCAATTGGAGTGGTTGTCAAACTTTGTTGAAGATTCAAATTGTGGAGCAAGCTTGACAATTAAGAAACAAGAGCCTAATTCAAACAATAAGGACTCACCATCCCATCATGATCATGATCACCATCAATTCCAGACATCCAGTCCGGTTTCGGTCCTCGAAAGCAGCAGCTCTTACTCCGGCGAGAAACCGGTTGCCGCCCCCGGGAAGTGCGGACGTGCGCGTAGCAAACGTCCCCGTCCCGCTACTTTCAACCCTCGTTCAGCGATTCAGCTTATCTCCCCGTCTTCGTCCGTCAATGACAACGACGTTCCTCAGTCGTTGTTTGTCCCCAAGGTGCCATCGGACTCCGAGAACCACGCTGAGTCTCGGCTTCTGATCAAGTTGCCACGACAAGTTAACCCGGAAcacaagaagaaaaagaagatcaAGTTGACACTCCcagcaccaccaccaccacctactGATAACAACACTACTCCAAATCCATCTGTTAGGAAATGCATGCATTGTGAGATAACAAAGACACCTCAATGGAGGGCAGGACCAATGGGACCGAAAACCCTTTGCAATGCATGCGGAGTCCGGTATAAATCCGGCAGGCTCTTTCCCGAGTACCGACCGGCTGCGAGTCCGACGTTTATCCCGTCGGTGCACTCGAATTCTCATAAGAAAGTGCTGGAAATGAGAACCAAATGTGGGACAGCTGATGTACCAGAAATGATCCCAAATAAAAGCAACCCAGCACTAGATTACATATGA